From a single Lacerta agilis isolate rLacAgi1 chromosome 3, rLacAgi1.pri, whole genome shotgun sequence genomic region:
- the TP53BP2 gene encoding apoptosis-stimulating of p53 protein 2 isoform X2 encodes MRFGAKMMPMFLTVYLSNNEQHFTEVPITPETTCRDVVDLCKEPGETECHLAEVWCGSERPVADNERMLDLLQRHGVQRNEVRFFLRHERSPNREAGSGPRVQDPSLKRNGVKMPGERRIENGVNAPRMDMTLAELQEMASRQQQQIEAQQQMLANKEQRLKFLKQQDQRQQQQAAEQEKLKRLKEIAENQEAKLKKVRALKGHVEQKRLSNGKLVEEIEQMNSLFQQKQRELVLAVSKVEELTRQLEMLKNGRIDGYHDNQSAVAELDRLYKELQLRNKLNQEQNAKLQQQRDSLNKRNSEVAVMDKRVNELRERLWKKKAALQQKENVPVSPDGNQPQPVVSTPSRVAAVGPYIQSSTMPRIASRNELLVKPVYPDGTSALQAPDGPLKTQTLPNMRAGILSQVKAPGGTTPAGSKPPLATSDWNNASAGHVISQGLTSMVTKANCSNEVQVGEVDVPLREREKKVRPFSMFDSVDSNGAVGVPATGTLRKNQSSEDLLRDGQTGTKNAAKVPPPVPTKPKQINLPYFGQAGQLPSPDVKPDSNIQKLPLTIAAVGNKQKPPTQLTPPASQQAQQKICVSPSGLPANPDLTLLKQESPPAAAVRPFTPQPAKEAPPPPFRKPQTVAASSIYSMYTKQQTPGKNFQQAVQSALTRAQTRGPHFPSVYGKPVIAGAGPPNQQQQTENIYSNTQGKPGSPEPEMETTASASENNETERIPRPLSPTKLLPFLSNPYRNQSDADLEALRKKLSNAPRPLKKRSSITEPEGPNGPNIQKLLYQRTTLAAMETISAPSYPSKQTSAAATEGSAEIPNPYLSTEVAKEVVPPSPEPTIAEEAETANADQNAGPLPPSGLESVPEGISDDISLAPPEMEEPSLDVPLPIDMYMEEYPPYPPPPYPSGEPESLGEDSFSMQPPEVTGQFSLPPGKRTNLRKVGSERISHGMRVKFNPLALLLDSSLEGEFDLVQRIIYEVEDPSLPNDEGITALHNAVCAGHTEIVKFLVQFGVNVNAADSDGWTPLHCAASCNNVQVCKFLVESGAAVFATTYSDLQTAADKCEEMEEGYTQCSQFLYGVQEKMGIMNKGVVYALWDYEALNDDELSMKGGDCMMVLRREDEEEIEWWWAQLNDKEGYVPRNLLGLYPRIKPRQRSLA; translated from the exons AGCGCCCTGTAGCTGACAACGAGCGCATGTTGGATCTTCTGCAGCGCCATGGAGTCCAGAGAAATGAAGTTAGGTTCTTTCTTCGCCATGAGCGGTCTCCTAATCGAGAAGCTG GGAGCGGACCAAGAGTGCAAGATCCAAGCTTGAAGAGAAATGGTGTAAAAATGCCTGGTGAGCGAAGAATAGAGAATGGA GTCAATGCTCCTCGGATGGATATGACTTTAGCTGAATTGCAGGAAATGGCATCACGTCAACAGCAACAAATAGAGGCCCAACAGCAAATGCTGGCTAACAAG GAGCAGCGGTTAAAATTTCTGAAACAGCAGGACCAACGGCAGCAACAACAAGCTGCAGAGCAGGAAAAACTCAAAAGATTAAAAGAAATTGCTGAGAATCAGGAAGCCAAGTTGAAGAAAGTGAGAGCTCTCAAAGGTCATGTGGAACAAAAACGGCTCAGTAATGGGAAGCTAG TGGAGGAGATTGAGCAGATGAACAGTTTGTTCCAGCAAAAACAACGAGAGCTGGTACTGGCTGTGTCAAAGGTAGAGGAACTTACTAGGCAGTTGGAGATGCTGAAGAATGGCCGGATTGATGGTTACCATGACAACCAGTCAGCTGTCGCTGAGCTTGACCGACTGTACAAGGAGCTTCAG CTGAGGAACAAACTGAACCAGGAGCAGAATGCCAAGCTGCAGCAACAGAGGGACTCTTTAAACAAACGCAACTCAGAGGTGGCAGTTATGGATAAGCGTGTTAATGAGCTGAGGGAACGGCTGTGGAAGAAGAAGGCTGCGTTGCAGCAAAAGGAGAATGTCCCG GTGTCTCCAGATGGGAATCAGCCACAGCCAGTGGTATCTACTCCAAGTCGAGTGGCAGCTGTTGGCCCTTACATCCAGTCTTCCACCATGCCACGCATTGCCTCAAGGAATGAACTGTTAGTCAAACCAGTCTACCCTGATGGGACTTCAGCCTTGCAAGCCCCTGATGGTCCGTTGAAAACGCAGACTCTCCCAAACATGAGAGCTGGGATTCTTTCACAAGTGAAAGCTCCTGGAG GTACCACACCTGCTGGTTCAAAACCTCCACTCGCTACCAGTGACTGGAACAATGCGAGCGCTGGCCATGTTATCAGCCAAGGGCTAACTTCCATGGTGACCAAAGCCAACTGTAGCAATGAAGTGCAAG TTGGTGAGGTAGATGTTCCTcttagagaaagggagaaaaaagtaCGCCCCTTTTCCATGTTTGATTCTGTTGACTCAAATGGAGCTGTTGGAGTGCCTGCAACAGGTACACTGAGaaaaaaccagagcagtgaaGACCTACTGCGAGACGGCCAG ACTGGCACTAAAAATGCTGCAAAAGTGCCGCCACCTGTTCCCACCAAACCAAAACAGATAAACTTACCTTACTTCGGCCAAGCTGGTCAGCTGCCTTCTCCAGATGTTAAGCCTGATAGTAATATCCAGAAGCTGCCTCTGACAATTGCAGCTGTAGGAAACAAGCAGAAGCCACCAACCCAGCTCACTCCACCAGCATCTCAGCAGGCCCAGCAAAAGATCTGTGTGTCTCCAAGTGGCCTTCCTGCTAATCCGGATCTGACTCTTCTCAAGCAAGAGAGTCCTCCTGCGGCAGCTGTGAGGCCTTTTACCCCTCAGCCAGCCAAAGAGGCTCCCCCGCCACCTTTCAGAAAGCCGCAGACGGTTGCTGCAAGTTCTATCTATAGCATGTACACAAAGCAGCAGACTCCTGGGAAGAACTTCCAACAGGCAGTGCAGAGTGCCCTGACAAGGGCACAGACCAGAGGACCCCATTTTCCAAGTG TGTATGGAAAGCCAGTTATTGCTGGAGCCGGTCCCCCAAATCAACAGCAGCAGACTGAGAATATTTATTCAAATACTCAAGGCAAGCCAGGCAGTCCAGAGCCTGAAATGGAGACCACAGCTTCAGCCAGTGAAAATAATGAAACGGAGCGTATTCCTCGTCCACTCAGCCCAACAAAGCTGTTGCCTTTCTTGTCAAATCCTTACAGAAATCAAAGTGATGCAGATCTGGAAGCCCTTCGGAAGAAGTTATCCAATGCCCCAAGACCACTGAAGAAGCGTAGTTCTATTACTGAGCCAGAGGGTCCTAATGGCCCCAATATTCAAAAGCTCTTGTACCAGAGAACAACTCTGGCTGCTATGGAGACTATCTCTGCCCCATCCTACCCATCAAAGCAAACTTCCGCAGCTGCCACTGAAGGCTCAGCAGAAATCCCAAACCCATATTTAAGCACAGAAGTGGCCAAagaagtagttccaccttcaccTGAGCCAACTATTGCAGAAGAGGCAGAAACGGCAAATGCCGATCAGAACGCAGGGCCTCTTCCTCCATCAGGCCTAGAGAGCGTTCCTGAGGGGATTTCTGATGACATCTCCCTTGCTCCGCCTGAAATGGAAGAACCGAGTCTGGACGTTCCCTTGCCCATAGACATGTACATGGAGGAGTATCCCCCCTACCCACCGCCTCCCTATCCTTCAGGAGAACCAGAGAGTTTGGGAGAGGACTCGTTCAGCATGCAACCTCCCGAAGTCACGGGGCAGTTCTCTTTGCCACCT GGCAAGAGGACAAATCTGCGCAAAGTTGGCTCAGAAAGGATTTCCCATGGAATGCGAGTGAAATTCAACCCCCTTGCTTTGCTTCTTGATTCCTCTCTTGAAGGAGAATTTGACCTTGTTCAGCGGATCATCTACGAG GTTGAAGATCCCAGCTTGCCCAATGATGAGGGCATCACTGCACTTCACAATGCCGTGTGTGCTGGCCATACAGAGATTGTGAAATTCCTGGTACAGTTTGGTGTCAATGTAAATGCTGCAGATAGCGATGGATG GACACCACTGCACTGTGCAGCATCTTGCAATAACGTCCAAGTGTGCAAATTCTTAGTGGAATCGGGTGCTGCTGTTTTTGCCACAACCTACAGTGACCTGCAGACTGCGGCAGACAAGTGTGAAGAAATGGAAGAAGGCTACACGCAGTGTTCCCAGTTTCTTTACG GAGTGCAAGAGAAAATGGGAATCATGAACAAAGGAGTGGTGTACGCTCTCTGGGATTATGAAGCTCTGAACGATGACGAACTGTCCATGAAAGGAGGAGACTGCATGATGGTTCTTCGCcgggaagatgaagaagaaatagAGTGGTGGTGGGCACAGCTAAACGACAAAGAAGGATATGTGCCACGTAATTTACTTGGG ctTTACCCAAGGATTAAGCCAAGGCAAAGAAGCTTGGCGTGA
- the TP53BP2 gene encoding apoptosis-stimulating of p53 protein 2 isoform X1 — protein MRFGAKMMPMFLTVYLSNNEQHFTEVPITPETTCRDVVDLCKEPGETECHLAEVWCGSERPVADNERMLDLLQRHGVQRNEVRFFLRHERSPNREAGSGPRVQDPSLKRNGVKMPGERRIENGKVNAPRMDMTLAELQEMASRQQQQIEAQQQMLANKEQRLKFLKQQDQRQQQQAAEQEKLKRLKEIAENQEAKLKKVRALKGHVEQKRLSNGKLVEEIEQMNSLFQQKQRELVLAVSKVEELTRQLEMLKNGRIDGYHDNQSAVAELDRLYKELQLRNKLNQEQNAKLQQQRDSLNKRNSEVAVMDKRVNELRERLWKKKAALQQKENVPVSPDGNQPQPVVSTPSRVAAVGPYIQSSTMPRIASRNELLVKPVYPDGTSALQAPDGPLKTQTLPNMRAGILSQVKAPGGTTPAGSKPPLATSDWNNASAGHVISQGLTSMVTKANCSNEVQVGEVDVPLREREKKVRPFSMFDSVDSNGAVGVPATGTLRKNQSSEDLLRDGQTGTKNAAKVPPPVPTKPKQINLPYFGQAGQLPSPDVKPDSNIQKLPLTIAAVGNKQKPPTQLTPPASQQAQQKICVSPSGLPANPDLTLLKQESPPAAAVRPFTPQPAKEAPPPPFRKPQTVAASSIYSMYTKQQTPGKNFQQAVQSALTRAQTRGPHFPSVYGKPVIAGAGPPNQQQQTENIYSNTQGKPGSPEPEMETTASASENNETERIPRPLSPTKLLPFLSNPYRNQSDADLEALRKKLSNAPRPLKKRSSITEPEGPNGPNIQKLLYQRTTLAAMETISAPSYPSKQTSAAATEGSAEIPNPYLSTEVAKEVVPPSPEPTIAEEAETANADQNAGPLPPSGLESVPEGISDDISLAPPEMEEPSLDVPLPIDMYMEEYPPYPPPPYPSGEPESLGEDSFSMQPPEVTGQFSLPPGKRTNLRKVGSERISHGMRVKFNPLALLLDSSLEGEFDLVQRIIYEVEDPSLPNDEGITALHNAVCAGHTEIVKFLVQFGVNVNAADSDGWTPLHCAASCNNVQVCKFLVESGAAVFATTYSDLQTAADKCEEMEEGYTQCSQFLYGVQEKMGIMNKGVVYALWDYEALNDDELSMKGGDCMMVLRREDEEEIEWWWAQLNDKEGYVPRNLLGLYPRIKPRQRSLA, from the exons AGCGCCCTGTAGCTGACAACGAGCGCATGTTGGATCTTCTGCAGCGCCATGGAGTCCAGAGAAATGAAGTTAGGTTCTTTCTTCGCCATGAGCGGTCTCCTAATCGAGAAGCTG GGAGCGGACCAAGAGTGCAAGATCCAAGCTTGAAGAGAAATGGTGTAAAAATGCCTGGTGAGCGAAGAATAGAGAATGGA AAGGTCAATGCTCCTCGGATGGATATGACTTTAGCTGAATTGCAGGAAATGGCATCACGTCAACAGCAACAAATAGAGGCCCAACAGCAAATGCTGGCTAACAAG GAGCAGCGGTTAAAATTTCTGAAACAGCAGGACCAACGGCAGCAACAACAAGCTGCAGAGCAGGAAAAACTCAAAAGATTAAAAGAAATTGCTGAGAATCAGGAAGCCAAGTTGAAGAAAGTGAGAGCTCTCAAAGGTCATGTGGAACAAAAACGGCTCAGTAATGGGAAGCTAG TGGAGGAGATTGAGCAGATGAACAGTTTGTTCCAGCAAAAACAACGAGAGCTGGTACTGGCTGTGTCAAAGGTAGAGGAACTTACTAGGCAGTTGGAGATGCTGAAGAATGGCCGGATTGATGGTTACCATGACAACCAGTCAGCTGTCGCTGAGCTTGACCGACTGTACAAGGAGCTTCAG CTGAGGAACAAACTGAACCAGGAGCAGAATGCCAAGCTGCAGCAACAGAGGGACTCTTTAAACAAACGCAACTCAGAGGTGGCAGTTATGGATAAGCGTGTTAATGAGCTGAGGGAACGGCTGTGGAAGAAGAAGGCTGCGTTGCAGCAAAAGGAGAATGTCCCG GTGTCTCCAGATGGGAATCAGCCACAGCCAGTGGTATCTACTCCAAGTCGAGTGGCAGCTGTTGGCCCTTACATCCAGTCTTCCACCATGCCACGCATTGCCTCAAGGAATGAACTGTTAGTCAAACCAGTCTACCCTGATGGGACTTCAGCCTTGCAAGCCCCTGATGGTCCGTTGAAAACGCAGACTCTCCCAAACATGAGAGCTGGGATTCTTTCACAAGTGAAAGCTCCTGGAG GTACCACACCTGCTGGTTCAAAACCTCCACTCGCTACCAGTGACTGGAACAATGCGAGCGCTGGCCATGTTATCAGCCAAGGGCTAACTTCCATGGTGACCAAAGCCAACTGTAGCAATGAAGTGCAAG TTGGTGAGGTAGATGTTCCTcttagagaaagggagaaaaaagtaCGCCCCTTTTCCATGTTTGATTCTGTTGACTCAAATGGAGCTGTTGGAGTGCCTGCAACAGGTACACTGAGaaaaaaccagagcagtgaaGACCTACTGCGAGACGGCCAG ACTGGCACTAAAAATGCTGCAAAAGTGCCGCCACCTGTTCCCACCAAACCAAAACAGATAAACTTACCTTACTTCGGCCAAGCTGGTCAGCTGCCTTCTCCAGATGTTAAGCCTGATAGTAATATCCAGAAGCTGCCTCTGACAATTGCAGCTGTAGGAAACAAGCAGAAGCCACCAACCCAGCTCACTCCACCAGCATCTCAGCAGGCCCAGCAAAAGATCTGTGTGTCTCCAAGTGGCCTTCCTGCTAATCCGGATCTGACTCTTCTCAAGCAAGAGAGTCCTCCTGCGGCAGCTGTGAGGCCTTTTACCCCTCAGCCAGCCAAAGAGGCTCCCCCGCCACCTTTCAGAAAGCCGCAGACGGTTGCTGCAAGTTCTATCTATAGCATGTACACAAAGCAGCAGACTCCTGGGAAGAACTTCCAACAGGCAGTGCAGAGTGCCCTGACAAGGGCACAGACCAGAGGACCCCATTTTCCAAGTG TGTATGGAAAGCCAGTTATTGCTGGAGCCGGTCCCCCAAATCAACAGCAGCAGACTGAGAATATTTATTCAAATACTCAAGGCAAGCCAGGCAGTCCAGAGCCTGAAATGGAGACCACAGCTTCAGCCAGTGAAAATAATGAAACGGAGCGTATTCCTCGTCCACTCAGCCCAACAAAGCTGTTGCCTTTCTTGTCAAATCCTTACAGAAATCAAAGTGATGCAGATCTGGAAGCCCTTCGGAAGAAGTTATCCAATGCCCCAAGACCACTGAAGAAGCGTAGTTCTATTACTGAGCCAGAGGGTCCTAATGGCCCCAATATTCAAAAGCTCTTGTACCAGAGAACAACTCTGGCTGCTATGGAGACTATCTCTGCCCCATCCTACCCATCAAAGCAAACTTCCGCAGCTGCCACTGAAGGCTCAGCAGAAATCCCAAACCCATATTTAAGCACAGAAGTGGCCAAagaagtagttccaccttcaccTGAGCCAACTATTGCAGAAGAGGCAGAAACGGCAAATGCCGATCAGAACGCAGGGCCTCTTCCTCCATCAGGCCTAGAGAGCGTTCCTGAGGGGATTTCTGATGACATCTCCCTTGCTCCGCCTGAAATGGAAGAACCGAGTCTGGACGTTCCCTTGCCCATAGACATGTACATGGAGGAGTATCCCCCCTACCCACCGCCTCCCTATCCTTCAGGAGAACCAGAGAGTTTGGGAGAGGACTCGTTCAGCATGCAACCTCCCGAAGTCACGGGGCAGTTCTCTTTGCCACCT GGCAAGAGGACAAATCTGCGCAAAGTTGGCTCAGAAAGGATTTCCCATGGAATGCGAGTGAAATTCAACCCCCTTGCTTTGCTTCTTGATTCCTCTCTTGAAGGAGAATTTGACCTTGTTCAGCGGATCATCTACGAG GTTGAAGATCCCAGCTTGCCCAATGATGAGGGCATCACTGCACTTCACAATGCCGTGTGTGCTGGCCATACAGAGATTGTGAAATTCCTGGTACAGTTTGGTGTCAATGTAAATGCTGCAGATAGCGATGGATG GACACCACTGCACTGTGCAGCATCTTGCAATAACGTCCAAGTGTGCAAATTCTTAGTGGAATCGGGTGCTGCTGTTTTTGCCACAACCTACAGTGACCTGCAGACTGCGGCAGACAAGTGTGAAGAAATGGAAGAAGGCTACACGCAGTGTTCCCAGTTTCTTTACG GAGTGCAAGAGAAAATGGGAATCATGAACAAAGGAGTGGTGTACGCTCTCTGGGATTATGAAGCTCTGAACGATGACGAACTGTCCATGAAAGGAGGAGACTGCATGATGGTTCTTCGCcgggaagatgaagaagaaatagAGTGGTGGTGGGCACAGCTAAACGACAAAGAAGGATATGTGCCACGTAATTTACTTGGG ctTTACCCAAGGATTAAGCCAAGGCAAAGAAGCTTGGCGTGA
- the TP53BP2 gene encoding apoptosis-stimulating of p53 protein 2 isoform X3 — protein MLDLLQRHGVQRNEVRFFLRHERSPNREAGSGPRVQDPSLKRNGVKMPGERRIENGKVNAPRMDMTLAELQEMASRQQQQIEAQQQMLANKEQRLKFLKQQDQRQQQQAAEQEKLKRLKEIAENQEAKLKKVRALKGHVEQKRLSNGKLVEEIEQMNSLFQQKQRELVLAVSKVEELTRQLEMLKNGRIDGYHDNQSAVAELDRLYKELQLRNKLNQEQNAKLQQQRDSLNKRNSEVAVMDKRVNELRERLWKKKAALQQKENVPVSPDGNQPQPVVSTPSRVAAVGPYIQSSTMPRIASRNELLVKPVYPDGTSALQAPDGPLKTQTLPNMRAGILSQVKAPGGTTPAGSKPPLATSDWNNASAGHVISQGLTSMVTKANCSNEVQVGEVDVPLREREKKVRPFSMFDSVDSNGAVGVPATGTLRKNQSSEDLLRDGQTGTKNAAKVPPPVPTKPKQINLPYFGQAGQLPSPDVKPDSNIQKLPLTIAAVGNKQKPPTQLTPPASQQAQQKICVSPSGLPANPDLTLLKQESPPAAAVRPFTPQPAKEAPPPPFRKPQTVAASSIYSMYTKQQTPGKNFQQAVQSALTRAQTRGPHFPSVYGKPVIAGAGPPNQQQQTENIYSNTQGKPGSPEPEMETTASASENNETERIPRPLSPTKLLPFLSNPYRNQSDADLEALRKKLSNAPRPLKKRSSITEPEGPNGPNIQKLLYQRTTLAAMETISAPSYPSKQTSAAATEGSAEIPNPYLSTEVAKEVVPPSPEPTIAEEAETANADQNAGPLPPSGLESVPEGISDDISLAPPEMEEPSLDVPLPIDMYMEEYPPYPPPPYPSGEPESLGEDSFSMQPPEVTGQFSLPPGKRTNLRKVGSERISHGMRVKFNPLALLLDSSLEGEFDLVQRIIYEVEDPSLPNDEGITALHNAVCAGHTEIVKFLVQFGVNVNAADSDGWTPLHCAASCNNVQVCKFLVESGAAVFATTYSDLQTAADKCEEMEEGYTQCSQFLYGVQEKMGIMNKGVVYALWDYEALNDDELSMKGGDCMMVLRREDEEEIEWWWAQLNDKEGYVPRNLLGLYPRIKPRQRSLA, from the exons ATGTTGGATCTTCTGCAGCGCCATGGAGTCCAGAGAAATGAAGTTAGGTTCTTTCTTCGCCATGAGCGGTCTCCTAATCGAGAAGCTG GGAGCGGACCAAGAGTGCAAGATCCAAGCTTGAAGAGAAATGGTGTAAAAATGCCTGGTGAGCGAAGAATAGAGAATGGA AAGGTCAATGCTCCTCGGATGGATATGACTTTAGCTGAATTGCAGGAAATGGCATCACGTCAACAGCAACAAATAGAGGCCCAACAGCAAATGCTGGCTAACAAG GAGCAGCGGTTAAAATTTCTGAAACAGCAGGACCAACGGCAGCAACAACAAGCTGCAGAGCAGGAAAAACTCAAAAGATTAAAAGAAATTGCTGAGAATCAGGAAGCCAAGTTGAAGAAAGTGAGAGCTCTCAAAGGTCATGTGGAACAAAAACGGCTCAGTAATGGGAAGCTAG TGGAGGAGATTGAGCAGATGAACAGTTTGTTCCAGCAAAAACAACGAGAGCTGGTACTGGCTGTGTCAAAGGTAGAGGAACTTACTAGGCAGTTGGAGATGCTGAAGAATGGCCGGATTGATGGTTACCATGACAACCAGTCAGCTGTCGCTGAGCTTGACCGACTGTACAAGGAGCTTCAG CTGAGGAACAAACTGAACCAGGAGCAGAATGCCAAGCTGCAGCAACAGAGGGACTCTTTAAACAAACGCAACTCAGAGGTGGCAGTTATGGATAAGCGTGTTAATGAGCTGAGGGAACGGCTGTGGAAGAAGAAGGCTGCGTTGCAGCAAAAGGAGAATGTCCCG GTGTCTCCAGATGGGAATCAGCCACAGCCAGTGGTATCTACTCCAAGTCGAGTGGCAGCTGTTGGCCCTTACATCCAGTCTTCCACCATGCCACGCATTGCCTCAAGGAATGAACTGTTAGTCAAACCAGTCTACCCTGATGGGACTTCAGCCTTGCAAGCCCCTGATGGTCCGTTGAAAACGCAGACTCTCCCAAACATGAGAGCTGGGATTCTTTCACAAGTGAAAGCTCCTGGAG GTACCACACCTGCTGGTTCAAAACCTCCACTCGCTACCAGTGACTGGAACAATGCGAGCGCTGGCCATGTTATCAGCCAAGGGCTAACTTCCATGGTGACCAAAGCCAACTGTAGCAATGAAGTGCAAG TTGGTGAGGTAGATGTTCCTcttagagaaagggagaaaaaagtaCGCCCCTTTTCCATGTTTGATTCTGTTGACTCAAATGGAGCTGTTGGAGTGCCTGCAACAGGTACACTGAGaaaaaaccagagcagtgaaGACCTACTGCGAGACGGCCAG ACTGGCACTAAAAATGCTGCAAAAGTGCCGCCACCTGTTCCCACCAAACCAAAACAGATAAACTTACCTTACTTCGGCCAAGCTGGTCAGCTGCCTTCTCCAGATGTTAAGCCTGATAGTAATATCCAGAAGCTGCCTCTGACAATTGCAGCTGTAGGAAACAAGCAGAAGCCACCAACCCAGCTCACTCCACCAGCATCTCAGCAGGCCCAGCAAAAGATCTGTGTGTCTCCAAGTGGCCTTCCTGCTAATCCGGATCTGACTCTTCTCAAGCAAGAGAGTCCTCCTGCGGCAGCTGTGAGGCCTTTTACCCCTCAGCCAGCCAAAGAGGCTCCCCCGCCACCTTTCAGAAAGCCGCAGACGGTTGCTGCAAGTTCTATCTATAGCATGTACACAAAGCAGCAGACTCCTGGGAAGAACTTCCAACAGGCAGTGCAGAGTGCCCTGACAAGGGCACAGACCAGAGGACCCCATTTTCCAAGTG TGTATGGAAAGCCAGTTATTGCTGGAGCCGGTCCCCCAAATCAACAGCAGCAGACTGAGAATATTTATTCAAATACTCAAGGCAAGCCAGGCAGTCCAGAGCCTGAAATGGAGACCACAGCTTCAGCCAGTGAAAATAATGAAACGGAGCGTATTCCTCGTCCACTCAGCCCAACAAAGCTGTTGCCTTTCTTGTCAAATCCTTACAGAAATCAAAGTGATGCAGATCTGGAAGCCCTTCGGAAGAAGTTATCCAATGCCCCAAGACCACTGAAGAAGCGTAGTTCTATTACTGAGCCAGAGGGTCCTAATGGCCCCAATATTCAAAAGCTCTTGTACCAGAGAACAACTCTGGCTGCTATGGAGACTATCTCTGCCCCATCCTACCCATCAAAGCAAACTTCCGCAGCTGCCACTGAAGGCTCAGCAGAAATCCCAAACCCATATTTAAGCACAGAAGTGGCCAAagaagtagttccaccttcaccTGAGCCAACTATTGCAGAAGAGGCAGAAACGGCAAATGCCGATCAGAACGCAGGGCCTCTTCCTCCATCAGGCCTAGAGAGCGTTCCTGAGGGGATTTCTGATGACATCTCCCTTGCTCCGCCTGAAATGGAAGAACCGAGTCTGGACGTTCCCTTGCCCATAGACATGTACATGGAGGAGTATCCCCCCTACCCACCGCCTCCCTATCCTTCAGGAGAACCAGAGAGTTTGGGAGAGGACTCGTTCAGCATGCAACCTCCCGAAGTCACGGGGCAGTTCTCTTTGCCACCT GGCAAGAGGACAAATCTGCGCAAAGTTGGCTCAGAAAGGATTTCCCATGGAATGCGAGTGAAATTCAACCCCCTTGCTTTGCTTCTTGATTCCTCTCTTGAAGGAGAATTTGACCTTGTTCAGCGGATCATCTACGAG GTTGAAGATCCCAGCTTGCCCAATGATGAGGGCATCACTGCACTTCACAATGCCGTGTGTGCTGGCCATACAGAGATTGTGAAATTCCTGGTACAGTTTGGTGTCAATGTAAATGCTGCAGATAGCGATGGATG GACACCACTGCACTGTGCAGCATCTTGCAATAACGTCCAAGTGTGCAAATTCTTAGTGGAATCGGGTGCTGCTGTTTTTGCCACAACCTACAGTGACCTGCAGACTGCGGCAGACAAGTGTGAAGAAATGGAAGAAGGCTACACGCAGTGTTCCCAGTTTCTTTACG GAGTGCAAGAGAAAATGGGAATCATGAACAAAGGAGTGGTGTACGCTCTCTGGGATTATGAAGCTCTGAACGATGACGAACTGTCCATGAAAGGAGGAGACTGCATGATGGTTCTTCGCcgggaagatgaagaagaaatagAGTGGTGGTGGGCACAGCTAAACGACAAAGAAGGATATGTGCCACGTAATTTACTTGGG ctTTACCCAAGGATTAAGCCAAGGCAAAGAAGCTTGGCGTGA